Part of the Gordonia crocea genome is shown below.
CCTGGCCGCTGCGGGCCGTCGCGGTGGCCCTGGTCGCCGTCATGATGTTGCTCGAACCGGTGCGGACCACGATCTGGTATGGCCAGATCAACGTGTTCCTCATGGTCGTGATCCTCGCCGACCTGCTGCGCGGCGAGGACGCCCGGCTGCGCGGCGTCGCGACCGGTTTCACCGCCGGGATCAAGCTGACCCCGATGCTGTTCGCGGTGTACCTCCTCGCCATCCGCAAGACCAGGGCCGCGGTCGGGGTGGTGGTCGGGTTCGCGGTGTCGGTGCTGATCGGCTTCGCCATCCTGCCGTCGACGTCGTGGGACTACTGGACGAACAAGCTGCGGGACCCCGACCGGGTGGGAACTCCGCAGACCCCGGGCAACCAGTCCATCCGCGGTTGGTTGGCGAACCTGGGGGAGACCAACACCCCGTCGTCGGCGGGGTGGATCCTGCTCGCCGTTGCCGGTCTCGCGCTGGGGTTGGGCGCCGCCGTCGTCGCACATCGCGCCGGGCAGGAACTGCTGGCCCTGTCGGTGGTGGGCATGACCTCGTGCGCGGTGTCGCCGATGGCCTGGGGACACCACTGGGTGTGGTTCGTCCCGCTGTTGGTGTTCGCGGTGAACTGGGTGGCCGATGCGAGCCGTACCGTGCCCACCCGGATCGGCGTCGGCCTGCTCGCGCTGGGCGGCTTCGCCGCCGCCTTCTCTTGGCGGACCTACTTGGGGTATGCGACCTGGCAGTTCAACCAGAGCCGCGACGACGCCTACTTGATCGGCCTGTTCTTCAAGCACGGTCGGATCGGCGGGCTCGACTGGTTCGTCTACGAGCCCTACGTGTGGATCTTCGCCGTGACGTGTCTGGTGGTGCTCATCGCCGGTGCCGGGCGCGCGGTGGCGGTACGCCGTGGATCGATGGCGGTGAATCCGGCCGACTGACCGGGCACACCTGTTTACGGTGGCGGTGTCGCTTCGTCCCCGCGCAAAGGAGGCCCCCGGTGGCCCAATCCCCGTCAACCTCATATCCGGTCGGAATGGATCTCGGGTCCTGGATCTCGCGGCGGGCGGCGATCAGCCCCGACCGCCCGGCCCTCACATTCGGCGACTCGACCATGACCTACGGCCGATTCGACGATCGGATCAACCGGCTGGCCTCGGTGCTGGCCGACGGCGGGGTCGGTACCGGC
Proteins encoded:
- a CDS encoding glycosyltransferase 87 family protein; protein product: MTNSVVRWRSVAIVVAAVVVGLVALWIQNAIVPFSKPFWGLFDNQLDLGVYRAGAQTVLDGERLYDAKLLGQMDYTYTPFSIIGFIPFALMPMAAARVVWSAGILVALYLTIMISFRSLGRAVTWPLRAVAVALVAVMMLLEPVRTTIWYGQINVFLMVVILADLLRGEDARLRGVATGFTAGIKLTPMLFAVYLLAIRKTRAAVGVVVGFAVSVLIGFAILPSTSWDYWTNKLRDPDRVGTPQTPGNQSIRGWLANLGETNTPSSAGWILLAVAGLALGLGAAVVAHRAGQELLALSVVGMTSCAVSPMAWGHHWVWFVPLLVFAVNWVADASRTVPTRIGVGLLALGGFAAAFSWRTYLGYATWQFNQSRDDAYLIGLFFKHGRIGGLDWFVYEPYVWIFAVTCLVVLIAGAGRAVAVRRGSMAVNPAD